The nucleotide sequence CCGAAACCTACGAGCTGTATGCCCGTGGCGACACGGACGGCGTTTTTCAGGTTGAAAGCTCGGGCATGCGGCAGTATCTGCGCATGCTCAAGCCCTCATGCTTTGAAGACGTCATCGCCATGCTGGCCCTGTACCGCCCCGGCCCGCTGGGTTCGGGCATGGTGGACGAATTTATCAAGCGCAAGCACGGGCAGGTGCCTGTGGTCTATCCGCACCCGTCGCTCTCCGACTGCCTGCGCGACACCTACGGCGTTATCGTCTATCAGGAACAGGTCATGCAGATCGCCCAGATCATCGCCAGCTACACGCTGGGCGGGGCCGACCTGCTGCGCCGCGCCATGGGCAAAAAGAAAGCCGAGGCCATGGCCAAGGAACGCGTCAACTTTGTTGCCGGCGCGGAAAAAAACGGCATCAGCAAAGACAACGCCAACGAAATTTTCGACTTGATGGAAAAATTCGCCGAATACGGCTTCAACAAGTCGCACTCCGCCGCATACGCGCTTATTTCGTACTACACGGCCTACCTCAAGGTGCACCACAAGGTCGAGTTTATGGCCGCCCTGCTCACCTCTGAAATGGGCAACCAGGACAAGCTGCTCAAGTACGTCTCGTGCTGCAAGGACATGGGCATCAACGTGGTGCAGGCCTCGGTAAACCAGAGCCAGCGCGAGTTTACGGCCCACGGCGGCAAGGTGGTCTTTGGCCTTGGCGGCATCAAGAATGTGGGCGACGAAGCCATCCGCGAGATTGTCGAGGCCCGCGCCGAGGGCGGCGAGTTTGCCTCGCTGTTTGACATGTGCTGCCGGGTCAACCTGCGCAAGGTTACCAAGCGCGTGCTCGAATCGCTCACCAAGGGCGGCGCGTGCGACTGCTTTGGCCTGCCCCGCGCCGCCCTGCTGGCGGCCATTGAAATCGTGGTTGCCCGCGCGCAAAAAAAAGCCAAGGACAAAAACTCCAATCAGGTTTCGCTGCTCTCCATGGCCCCGGCAGTGGAAAGCGCCCCTCAGCCCGGCATCGGGTTCGACTGCCCGGAGGCCTCGCTGCCCGAAATGGCCGACGACGACAAGCTGCGGGCCGAAAAGGAAGCCCTGGGCTTCTTTTTGACCAGCCATCCGCTGCAGCCCTTTGTGCGCGAGATACGCCGCCTGGGCCTTACAACGCTCGAAGACGCGCGCGAGCTTTTTCCCGGTGCGGAGATCCGCTGCGCGGCGCTGGTTGTCAGCGTCAAGGAAGTGCTCACCAAATCCAAGGGAGAGCGCATGGCATTTGTGGGCATTGAAGACCTCACCGGCCACGCCGAAGTGACGTTCTTTCCCCGCTCCTATGCCGAATGCCGCGACCTGTTGCGCTCGGAGCAGCCCATCTGTCTGGTGGCGCGGCTCGACAGCCAGACGGACAATGCCGACAATGCCGATATGGACGAAGAGGCGGAGGACGCCCCGCGCGAGGTCAAGCTGCTGGGGCAGAGCGCCCGGTCGCTGGCCGAGGCCTGCGGCCTGAGCGACACCCCCGTGTGCGTGCACATACCGGCCCACCGTCTTGGCCGCGACGACATGCTGGCCCTGCGCAATCTGCTGGAGCAGTATCCCGGCCCGGTCGAGGCCCACGCCCAGGTGCTGCTCGACGGGCATCTGTGCCTGCTGCATCTCGACAACACTCTAAAAGTCAGACCCGGGCCAGACCTGGATAAAGCTCTTGCCGCCTGGGCTTTATAATATATGTTCCGATTTTTTCTGGTAACAGGCATTGGCCTGGCCATCATCAACGGCTGGATATCCTGGTGGCTTTGGCGCGCTCTTTCGGGCGCGGGCTGGCTGCGTTTTGTGCTCTGCGCCCTTGTGCTCGTGCTGGGCGCGGCCTTTCCCCTGCTGTACAAGGGGCATGGGGCAACGCTGGCCCATGTGTGGCTGCTGCGGGCGGGCGCGTTCTGGATGGGCGTGGCCTTTTACGCCTTTGTCCTGGCGCTGCTTGCCGACGTGTGGGGGCTGGGCGCACGAATTTTTGGCTGCGCGCCGCCCATGGCGCCACGCTGGGGAGCCGTGCTGCTGGTGCTTGGCCTGCCGGTACTGCTGGGCGCGGCCAGCTGGTTTAACGCGGCCTTTCCCGCCTTGCGGCAGTACGACATCACCGTGCGCATGCAGGCTCCGGTGCCCGACGCCCTGACCCGCAAACCACTGCGGCTGGGCATTGTTACCGACATGCATCTGGGCCGACTGATAACTGCGGGCCGACTGGCCAGAGCCATGCAGCTGCTGGCCCCGGAGCAGCCCGACGCCATTTTTTATGTGGGCGACATTATTGACGACCACATCAAGCTCGACGCGCAGGCCATTGCGGCGGCCCTGGCTTTGACCCAGCCCCGGCTGGGCCACTGGGCCGTACCCGGCAACCATGAGTATATTTCGGGTTCCATTGACAGGAGCCTGAATTTTTTACGCAGCGTGGGCATGCAGGTACTGCGCGACCAGTGGGCGGTTGTGGACGACAGCTTTATACTGGCGGGCAGGGACGACCTGAGCAAGCCCGGCTTTACCGGCACGCAACGCGACAGCCTGGCAGAAATTCTGTCAGACCTGCCCCAGCAGTACCGCCAGCTGCCCCTTGTGGTGCTCGACCACCAGCCCGCAGCCCTAACCGAGGCCCGCGACGCCGGGGCCGTGCTGGAATTTTCGGGCCACACCCATTACGGACAGCTGTGGCCCTTCAATCTGGTGATTGAACGCAAATACGAAAACCCGTTGGGGTTGCTGACCAAGGGCAGCTTCCACTCCATTGTCAGCGCGGGCACGGGAACCTGGGGCCCGCCCCTGCGCAACACCTCGCGGGCCGAAGTGCTGCTGGTGACCGTGCATTTTGCGCCAATGGAGGACAGAGCCGGGGCAACGCCCGCCCCCTGAGCCTCTGCCGGGCTATTGCTGCGGGCTGATGCTCTCCCCCTCCGGGTCGTGCAGCCGATACTTGCGGGCCGCCGTGGCGGGCGAAGTATTGGCGTAGCAGTACACGCAGCCGTGGGGGCAGGTATCGTACTGGCCCACGTCCTTGCAGGGCACGCACAGGCACTGCGCCCGCTGGCCGCTGTCGCGCGGGTATTCGGTTGCCGCCGAGGGCGGGTCGCCAGACGGCCCGGCAAGCGGCAACCCCAGCTGTCGCGGTTGCGCAAGGCCAAACAGCCGCAGGATATCAGGATGCCGGTTGGTGAGCCTGAGGACAAGCTCGGGATCAATACAGCGGTTGTGGCTGATGCCCAGGGCGGCAAAATCGCCCTTTTCACCGCAGGTGCAGGCGGCAATGCCCAGATCACCGGCGATGCGGGCCACCCCCGCGGCAACGCGGAGCGTTTCTTCCCGCGTAAAATCGCGCCAGCCAAGCCCCGCCCTGCGCAGGTTTTCCCGCACCTTGCGGTAGTCGGCGATGTCGGCAAAGCTGAACACCAGTTTGCTGGTGCAGCCCGCAAGCGCGCGGCCCACGCGCTCCATGCGCTCAAGCAGCGCTTCGCAACCCAGCGGGTCTCTGGCCAGCCCGCCCGCCAGCATGAGCGGGTCAAAACGCCACACGACCCTCTCCGGTCCGGCGATGTCGGCAAACCGCCTGAACGTATCAATACGCCGCGCAAGTCGGGGCAGGCCGGGTTCCCAGCCTTCTTCTTCATAATCGTTGAGCGTAAACTGCAGATACCAGGCCAGCCCACGGGCCTCCACCTGCGGCAGCAGGGGCAGCAGGGGCTGCGGGTTTTTGCTCCAGAACACGACCATCCGCGTGTGGTCAAAGGCCACAAACTGGGATCGGCCATTGAAGGGGTTGATCCAGCGGGCATACCCGGCGCGCAGGCGGCTGACAAACCACGGCGCGTAAAAAGCCGGGATGTCCGTTGCCCGGCTGACCGCGATAATTTCCGGGGCAACGGCGCTGACGGTTCCCTCGGGGGTGTTGATCTGCACTGTTCGCCATTTCATGGGCCAAGTGTTTCAGGGTGACGGCGCTTCGTCAACCGGCAGCGCGCCGCCGCGCGGGGCCGCCGCAACGTGAGCGCGCAACGTGAACGCCGGGCAGCAATCAGACTGCAGATGGACAGCAATCAGGCAACAAAATAGCTACAAACTGGCAGCGGCGGGGCAACTCTTGGCAAAAACAGGCAACCCCGGGTAAAACCACGCTGTTTCGCCATTTTGACATATCCCGCGCAATTGTTATCCTTGTGCTGCGAATACGCCCAATCAACCTGCAACAAACTGGAAATTCATGTCTTTTTTTTCCTGGATGCAAAGCCTCTTTACGCCGCCCTCTACAGGCGACCCCGATCTGGACGATCCGCGCCCCGGTTTTGAATGGAATCAAAACGTCCGCATATTGCTGGCTATGATTATTGTCATTATTTCGGCCTTTGTGGTCTACTGGATACTGTCATGACAAAAGGCGCTTTCTGGCGGCTGACCGTACGCGACGATTTTTCCGCAGGTCACGCCCTGCGGCACTATGAAGGCAAGTGCGAGCGCATGCACGGGCACAACTTTGCGGTTGAGCTGACCGTGCAGGGGCAACGCCTGACCTGCGATACGGAGTTGCTGCTCGACTTCAAGACCCTCAAGACGGGCCTCAAGACCGTACTCGACGGGCTGGACCACCGGCTGCTCAACGAAACGCCGCCATTTGACGTTGCCAACCCCTCCTCGGAAAATCTGGCCCGGCACATCTGGCGGTGCATGGCCGAGCTGCTGGCAACGCACGACGACCCGCAGGCCCGCGAGGTGCGGCTGTACAGTGTTGCCGTGTCTGAAAAAGGTGCGCAAACCGCCACCTATATGGAAGTGGACGACTGACTGCCAGCGAGCCGCAGGCCGCCTCAGCCCCTCCCCCGCACACCGTTAACCAGACCACACGGAACCAAGCATGGCTCAGGCTTTGTGTCTTCTGCACGCCAACTGCCAGGGTGATGCGCTGCGTCCCCTGCTGGAGAATACCCCGGCCTTTGGCAGCCGTTTTTACATCCGCCAGTACGTCAACTACACGCGGCAAAGCATAGCCGCGCGGGATATCGAGCGCTGCGACCTCTTCCTGTACCAGCGGCTCGCCCCCAAGTGGGGCGACCTGTCCACGGAGCAGATGCTGCCGCAACTGCCGCCGCACTGTCAGGCCATTGAAATTCCCAATCTTTTTTTCAAGGGCTACTGGCCCTTCTGGTCGCGCGACGAGCGCATCAATTTTGCCGACAGCCTGCTGGAAGCCCTGCTGGAAAGGGTCAGCCCGCACGAGGCCATGACCCTGTATTTGCGCGGCTCTGCCGGGCTGCTGGGCGATGCGGCGACGCTGAACCGGCAGGCCGAGGAATCGCTTTGCCGCGAGGAGGCCAAGGAGGCCGAGGGCCCCATCAAGTGCGCCCCGCTGCTGCGCGAACGCTGGCGCGACGAGCAGATGTTCATCACGGTCAACCATCCGGGGCGCGAGCTTGTGTGCCACATGGCCGACAGCCTGCTGCGCCTGCTGGGCCTTGGCGGGCTGCCCCCGAGCACGCGCAGGGGTTTTGTACACCCGCTGGAGGATTTTTGGCTGCCTATCCATCCGGTCGTGGGGCAGGCCCTTGCCCTGCCCTTTGCCAGCGCCGACAGACCCTGGGCCATCTTTGATTCACAGCTGACCCATCGGGAATACATCATGTGCTACCTGGCCTGCCGCGCAAACAACGTAGCTGATTTTTTGACATTTCTCAAAAACCTGTCGCCCGACGCCATGCACATGGCAGCGGCAGCCGTACACGGCAACCGGGCGACCCCCTAGAGCCTTTATCGGCTCCGTTTTTTCCAACTTCCTGGGCAGATAAGCATTTCAACGGCAATCTGCTCCGCACTACCGGCGCCCGTCCGCCGGGTGTCTGCCCAGCAACACCAGGCGCAACGCGGCTGCGGCAAACGTGTCGCCACCGCCCACGCACAGGGCTGCGGCCATACCGCGCCCGAAAGGAGTACGTCATGAAAGTTCTGATGATCAACGGCAGCCCGCACCCCAAGGGCTGCACCTTTACCGCGCTGTCCACCGTGGCCGCGCAGCTTGAAAAAAACGGCGTTGAAACAAAGCTGCTCCAGCTGGGCGCAAAACCCATCCAGTGCTGTATTGCCTGCGGCAAATGCAAGGATACCGGGCATTGCGTCTTTAACGCCGACCACGTCAACGAGGCCATCGACCAGCTGCGCGAGGCCGACGGCTTGGTGGTGGGTTCGCCAGTGTACTACGCGGGCCCCAACGGCGGCATCACGTCCTTTCTTGACCGCATGTTCTTTTTCAAATCCGGCAGCTACGCCTTCAAGCCCGCCGCCGCTGTGGTGAGCTGCCGCCGTGGCGGGGCCAGCGCCTCTTTTGACCGGCTCAACAAGTACTTTACCATCGCGCGCATGCCTGTGGTGTCTTCGCAATACTGGAACGCCGTGCACGGCAATACGCCGGATGAAGTCATGCAGGACAAGGAAGGTCTGCAGATCATGCGCGCTCTGGGCGACAACATGGCCTGGCTGCTCAAGTGCATTGCGGCAGGCAAGGCCGCTGGCGTGGCAACGCCCACGCCCGAGGCCTGGGAACCAACCAACTTTATCCGCTAGCGCGGGTGCAAACCGGGGCACGGCAAACGCCCCGGCGCAGTCTGTCGCGCACCCCGCCCGCCGCACAGTAGGCAGCGCCAGCAGACAGTGCCCCACAGACAGGGCCGTCCGAGGGATCACCCCGGGCGGCCCTGTCTTTTTCTGCTCCGCCAGAGCTGTCTTTGCCGCCCCCAAAATAAAAAACTACGTAGCCAAGGGTTGGCCCGTCGCCGGTGCGGATCGGCATCGGGCAGTCGGCGCGTCGGCCTGGATAAAACTGTCATATGCAACGCTGCGACAAAACTGCGCAATAGTTTTTAAATAACGGAGGCAGTATTTCTGCGAGGAGCATCGACCGGTTGCTGACAAATACACTTAACCCGACAATATACGTCTGCATAACACAATATAACAGCGATAATTTGACACAAATTGCACAATATTATACATAATAATACTGCAAAATTTGATTAATATGTAACTATTAAATGTATAATAAAAATGATTGTGATTTTTTTTACATAGTATTTTTTACATCGCATACCGCTTCCATCGGCTCAACATCCATTAAATAAGTACAAAGATTGATCAACCATTCAATAATATATTGTTGCCAGCAACTTGTACATCTGGCATTCTTCGCGCAATTGTTTATTTTGCATGGCCCAAGGTTGCCGCACCTAATCTCTGGAGCGCCCAAGGTTGCCGCGTGCATGGCCGCCCCGGCAAGGGCGGCGACAGCCCCAAGGTCAATAGGGCAAGGCGTTAATATTTACTGGCAGTTACACGCTAATTCGCACATCATGTGCTGGCTGAATATTGAGCGGATCTGGCAGGGCCACCCCCGGATCACAGCAATCATTGCCGCATAAAGAGGATGCCATGAAGGAAATCAGTGTTGAAGACATCGCCCGCGCCATTGCCGATCTGGCGGTACGCGCCTGTTGCCACCTGCCGCAGGACATGGTGGACGGCATGCGCAGGGCGCACCAGACGGAGCCCTCGCCCGTTGGCAAAAACATTCTTGAACAACTGCTGGAAAATGCCTCCATCGCCGCCAACGACGGTATTCCCATCTGTCAGGACACCGGCCTTGCCGTGATTTTTGCCGACGTGGGACAGGATGTGCGCATCGTGGGCGGCGCGTTTGAAGACGCTGTCAACGAAGGCGTGCGCCGCGGCTATGTGGACGGCTACCTGCGCAAATCGTGCGTGGCCGAGCCGCTTTTTGAGCGCAAAAACACGCGCGACAACACCCCTGCCGTCATCCACACCCGCCTCGTGCCCGGCGATGCGCTGCGTCTGCGGCTGGCCCCCAAGGGCGCGGGCTCAGAAAACAAGAGCGTGGTAAAAATGCTTGTGCCTGCCGACGGCATTGAAGGCGTGCGCAAGGTTGTGCTTGACGCCGTGCTGGCCGCCGGCCCCAACTCGTGCCCACCCATGGTGGTGGGCGTGGGCCTTGGCGGCACCATGGAGATGGCCGCCATCTGCGCCAAACGCGCCGCCGCCCGCGACCTCGAAAGCCGCAACCACGATCCGCGATACGCGGCATTTGAAGAAGAACTGCTTGAGCTTATCAACAAGACCGGCATTGGCCCCCAGGGCCTTGGCGGGCTGACTACGGCGCTCAAGGTGCATGTGGAATGGGCCCCCACCCACATCGCCTCGCTGCCTGTGGCCGTTAACATCAACTGCCACGCGGCGCGTCACGCCGAAGTTACCCTGTAGGAGGCCGCCCATGTCCGAAACCCAGATGAAAAAAATTCGCGCCCCTTTTGACGATGCCACCGCGCGCTCGCTGCGGGCGGGCGACCGGGTGCTTATTTCAGGCACTATTCTTGCCGCGCGCGATGCGGCCCACAAACGGCTGGTGGAAACCCTGGACAAGGGCGACCCCCTGCCCGTGGATCTCAAGGGCGCTGTCGTCTACTACGTGGGGCCAAGCCCCGCCAAACCCGGCCAGGTCATCGGCGCAGCCGGGCCCACCACGTCGGGCCGCATGGACGCCTATACCCCACGGCTGCTCGCTCAGGGGCTCAAAGGCATGATCGGCAAGGGCTACCGCAAGCCTGAAGTGGTGGAAGCCATGAAAAAGCACGGCGTGCCCTACCTTGCCGCCGTGGGCGGGGCCGGTGCGCTTATTGCCCGCAGCATCAAAAAATACACCGTGCTCGCCTACGAAGACCTGGGGCCGGAAGCCGTGGCCGCCATGGAGGTGGAGGACTTTCCCGCCATTGTCGTCATCGACAGCACTGGCGACAACTACTACGAAACCGGGCAGGCTCCCTACAGACGCTCCTGACCCCTGACACGCCGGTTTGCAGCCCAATGCCGAGACAGGCGCGGCTTAGCCGCGCCGTTTTATAATGCCTGACACATTATGAAGGAGTTGGTATGGCCTTAAGCAGATCCCCTGTCGACGCCCGAACCCGCCTGGACTTCTGGCAAGCGGCCTCGGGCGCGGTGTTGGCGCTTTTTGTGTGCGTGCATCTGGTGCTCGAAGGAACTGTCGTTATCAGCCCTGCGCTGACCAACGGCATTGCATGGCTGCTCGAAGTGACCATGCTGGCGCAGGTGGCGGCCCCCGTCATCGTGCTGCTGATCCTGTTTCACTTTTACATCGCCGCCCGCAAAATGCCCTTTCGGGCCAACGAGCTGGGCGTCTTTGTGCAACACAGCAAAGGCCTCAGGGAACTGGATACCTGGCTGTGGCTGGTGCAGGTGTTTACGGCCATTATCATACTTGCCGGCGCCTTCTACCATGTGTACAGCGTCATGACCGACCTGCCCATCAATGCGGCGGGCAGCGCCAAGCGCCTGCACTCGGGCTGGCTGGCCTTTTACGTGTTCTTTTTGCCCTGCGTCATTCTGCATACGGGCATCGGCGCGTACCGCCTGGCCGTCAAATTCGGCCTGTGCGTCAAGGCCACGCGCGCCGCATGGCGCAAGTGGACCTGGGTTGTCATGGGCTGTTATCTTTTGCTCGGCGCGGCGGCTCTGACCCGCGTGTGGTTTCTGGGATAGGGGGTGCGTATGCGAGTTTTTGAAAGTGATGTTCTTTGCATAGGCGCCGGCCTGGCCGGGGAACGCGTGGCAGTGGAAGCGGCCCAGGCCGGGTTCAGCGTTATCTGTCTTTCGCTCGTGCCGCCCAAGCGGTCGCACTCGTCCGCCGCCATGGGCGGCATGCAGGCGGCCCTTGGCAACTCCATCATGGGCGAGGGCGACTGCCCCGAGGTGCACTTTACCGATACCGTAAAAGGCTCTGACTGGGGCTGCGATCAGGAAGTGGCCCGCCTGTTTGCCGAAACCGGCCCCATCGCCATGCGCGAGATGGCCTGGATGGGCGTGCCGTGGAGCCGAGTCGTACCCGGCGAGCACACCTACTACAAGGGCGGCAAACCGTTTCAGGCTACGGAAAAATCTGAAAACGAGGGGCTTATCCACTCGCGCGCCTTTGGCGGCACGGCCAAATGGCGCACCTGCTATACCTCGGACGGCACGGGCCATGCAGTGCTGTTTACCCTCGACAACCGTCTGCTGCAGCTGGGCGTGGACATGCACGACCGCATGCAGGCCGAGGCCCTGATCCACGACGGCCAGCGCTGCATGGGCTGCGTTGCCCGCGACCTGCGCACCGGCGAGCTGGTGGGCTATTTTGCCAAGGCGACCCTCATCGCCACGGGCGGCTATGGCCGCATCTACCGCGCCACCACCAACGCCATCATCTGTGACGGCGGCGGCCAGATTACCGCGCTTGAAACCGGCGTTGTGCCCCTTGGCAACATGGAGGCCGTGCAGTTTCACCCCACGGGCACGGTGCCCACCGACATTCTGGTCACAGAAGGCTGCCGGGGCGACGGCGGAACACTGCTCGACGTCAACGAATACCGCTTTATGCCCGACTACGAGCCGGAAAAGGCCGAGCTTGCCTCGCGCGACGTTGTATCGCGCCGCATGACCGAGCACATGCGCAAGGGGTTTGGCGTGCCAAGCCCTTACGGCGAGCATCTGTGGCTCGACATCCGCCACCTGGGCGAAAAACACATCACCACCAACCTGCGTGAAGTGTACGACATTTCCACGCACTTTCTGGGCGTCAACCCCATCCACCAGCTTATCCCGGTACGGCCCACCCAGCACTACAGCATGGGCGGCGTGCGCATCAACAAGGACGGCCACGCCTACGGGCTGCAGGGGCTGTTCTCTGCTGGCGAGGCGGCCTGCTGGGACATGCACGGCTTCAACCGCCTGGGCGGCAACTCGCTGGCCGAGACTATCGTTTCGGGCCGCATTGTCGGCGCAAAGCTTGTGGAATTTTTGCAGGGTTACGAAACCGTGTTCTCCACCCAGTCCATGAAAGACGCCGCCCTTACGGTCAAGGGGCGCATAGCAGCCCTGCTGCGCGGCACGGGCGACGATTGCTACACCCTGCGCAACGCCATGCAGGACACAATGATGGAGCACGTGGGCATTTTCCGTAACGGCAAGGATCTGGAAGCGGGCGTGGCCAAGCTGCAGGAACTGCTTGAGCGCAGCAAAAACATGCGCCTGGCGAGCGGCAACATCCCCGGCCCCAACGGCGAGCTTTCCATGGCGCTGCGCGTGCCCGGCATGCTCAAGCTGGCCCTGTGCACCGCCTACGGCGCGCTGATGCGCACCGAAAGCCGCGGCGCCCATGCCCGCGAGGACTACCCCGAGCGCAACGACCAGCAGTGGCTCAACCGTACCCTGGCATACTGGAAGGAGGGCGACACCCTGCCCACCCTCAGGTACGAACCGGCAACGCCTTTCTACATTCTGCCCCCCGGAGACCGTGGCTACGGCGGCGGCAAGATCATCACCGCCGATATCAGCGCTGAAAAAATAGTGCCCTACGCGCAACAGGGGTAAGGAGAGCCACATGGGACGCAATCTGACATTCGAGATATTCCGCTACAATCCGCTGGATTCGCTCTCGCAGCCCCACATGCAGACCTTCCAGCTCGAAGAGCACAACAGCATGACGCTGTTTATCGCCCTGAACATGATCCGCGAAACGCAGGACGCCTCGCTGCAGTTTGATTTTTGCTGCCGCGCCGGCATCTGCGGCTCATGCGGCATGGTTATCAACGGGCGGCCCGGCCTGGCCTGCCACACGCAGACCCGGGACCTGCCAAACCACATCACCCTGCATCCGCTGCCGGTGTTCAAGCTTTTGGGAGATCTGTCAGTAGATACGGGCACATGGTTTCGCAATGTGGGCACCAAGATCGAATCGTGGATACACACCACCAAGGAATTCGACCCCACAGCGCAGGAAGACCGTATGAGCAACGAGCTGGCTACCCAGATATTCGAGCTCGACCGCTGCATAGAATGCGGCTGCTGCGTGGCCGCCTGCGGCACCGCCCGCATGCGCGAAGACTTTATTGGCGCAACCGCCATCAACCGCATGGCGCGCTTTTATATCGACCCGCGCGACAACCGCACCCCGGCCGATTACTATGAACTGATCGGCGACGACAACGGCGTATTCGGCTGCATGGGCCTGCTGGCCTGCGACAACGTCTGCCCCAAGCAGCTGCCGCTGCAGGACCAGCTGGGCATCATGCGCCGCATGGTGACCATGGAATCGGTACGCGGCATCCTGCCGGAGTTTATCCGTAAAAAAATGCAAGGCTGCGGCTGTTCCAAATAGCCACGGCAGCACCCGACATCAACCGGTCGCCCGAACCCCGCAAGGGTTCGGGCGGCGCTGCAGGCAAACCCGCTCAACAGCCGCGCACACCGCATTTTCCATAGCCTGCCCGGTATATTCCCGACCTCATGCCTTGGCTTCCACCATGTTATAGGCTATACCTAACGGCAAGTCATAGCTGCATGATCAGACTATCATTTACGATTTCTTAACCTGTACAGCAGCATTGGTGCGGTAAAAAACATTTTGCCGACGCGCGCCGCGCTGACTGTTCATGCAGTCACAACTTTGGGGTTATTGGGTCTACAATAACGACAGGATGTTGCTCCAAGGCGCACCCTGCATATACACG is from Desulfovibrio desulfuricans and encodes:
- a CDS encoding fumarate hydratase, yielding MKEISVEDIARAIADLAVRACCHLPQDMVDGMRRAHQTEPSPVGKNILEQLLENASIAANDGIPICQDTGLAVIFADVGQDVRIVGGAFEDAVNEGVRRGYVDGYLRKSCVAEPLFERKNTRDNTPAVIHTRLVPGDALRLRLAPKGAGSENKSVVKMLVPADGIEGVRKVVLDAVLAAGPNSCPPMVVGVGLGGTMEMAAICAKRAAARDLESRNHDPRYAAFEEELLELINKTGIGPQGLGGLTTALKVHVEWAPTHIASLPVAVNINCHAARHAEVTL
- a CDS encoding flavodoxin family protein translates to MKVLMINGSPHPKGCTFTALSTVAAQLEKNGVETKLLQLGAKPIQCCIACGKCKDTGHCVFNADHVNEAIDQLREADGLVVGSPVYYAGPNGGITSFLDRMFFFKSGSYAFKPAAAVVSCRRGGASASFDRLNKYFTIARMPVVSSQYWNAVHGNTPDEVMQDKEGLQIMRALGDNMAWLLKCIAAGKAAGVATPTPEAWEPTNFIR
- a CDS encoding metallophosphoesterase — translated: MFRFFLVTGIGLAIINGWISWWLWRALSGAGWLRFVLCALVLVLGAAFPLLYKGHGATLAHVWLLRAGAFWMGVAFYAFVLALLADVWGLGARIFGCAPPMAPRWGAVLLVLGLPVLLGAASWFNAAFPALRQYDITVRMQAPVPDALTRKPLRLGIVTDMHLGRLITAGRLARAMQLLAPEQPDAIFYVGDIIDDHIKLDAQAIAAALALTQPRLGHWAVPGNHEYISGSIDRSLNFLRSVGMQVLRDQWAVVDDSFILAGRDDLSKPGFTGTQRDSLAEILSDLPQQYRQLPLVVLDHQPAALTEARDAGAVLEFSGHTHYGQLWPFNLVIERKYENPLGLLTKGSFHSIVSAGTGTWGPPLRNTSRAEVLLVTVHFAPMEDRAGATPAP
- the queD gene encoding 6-carboxytetrahydropterin synthase QueD, translating into MTKGAFWRLTVRDDFSAGHALRHYEGKCERMHGHNFAVELTVQGQRLTCDTELLLDFKTLKTGLKTVLDGLDHRLLNETPPFDVANPSSENLARHIWRCMAELLATHDDPQAREVRLYSVAVSEKGAQTATYMEVDD
- a CDS encoding WcbI family polysaccharide biosynthesis putative acetyltransferase — protein: MAQALCLLHANCQGDALRPLLENTPAFGSRFYIRQYVNYTRQSIAARDIERCDLFLYQRLAPKWGDLSTEQMLPQLPPHCQAIEIPNLFFKGYWPFWSRDERINFADSLLEALLERVSPHEAMTLYLRGSAGLLGDAATLNRQAEESLCREEAKEAEGPIKCAPLLRERWRDEQMFITVNHPGRELVCHMADSLLRLLGLGGLPPSTRRGFVHPLEDFWLPIHPVVGQALALPFASADRPWAIFDSQLTHREYIMCYLACRANNVADFLTFLKNLSPDAMHMAAAAVHGNRATP
- a CDS encoding DUF1848 domain-containing protein; amino-acid sequence: MKWRTVQINTPEGTVSAVAPEIIAVSRATDIPAFYAPWFVSRLRAGYARWINPFNGRSQFVAFDHTRMVVFWSKNPQPLLPLLPQVEARGLAWYLQFTLNDYEEEGWEPGLPRLARRIDTFRRFADIAGPERVVWRFDPLMLAGGLARDPLGCEALLERMERVGRALAGCTSKLVFSFADIADYRKVRENLRRAGLGWRDFTREETLRVAAGVARIAGDLGIAACTCGEKGDFAALGISHNRCIDPELVLRLTNRHPDILRLFGLAQPRQLGLPLAGPSGDPPSAATEYPRDSGQRAQCLCVPCKDVGQYDTCPHGCVYCYANTSPATAARKYRLHDPEGESISPQQ
- a CDS encoding fumarate reductase flavoprotein subunit, whose product is MRVFESDVLCIGAGLAGERVAVEAAQAGFSVICLSLVPPKRSHSSAAMGGMQAALGNSIMGEGDCPEVHFTDTVKGSDWGCDQEVARLFAETGPIAMREMAWMGVPWSRVVPGEHTYYKGGKPFQATEKSENEGLIHSRAFGGTAKWRTCYTSDGTGHAVLFTLDNRLLQLGVDMHDRMQAEALIHDGQRCMGCVARDLRTGELVGYFAKATLIATGGYGRIYRATTNAIICDGGGQITALETGVVPLGNMEAVQFHPTGTVPTDILVTEGCRGDGGTLLDVNEYRFMPDYEPEKAELASRDVVSRRMTEHMRKGFGVPSPYGEHLWLDIRHLGEKHITTNLREVYDISTHFLGVNPIHQLIPVRPTQHYSMGGVRINKDGHAYGLQGLFSAGEAACWDMHGFNRLGGNSLAETIVSGRIVGAKLVEFLQGYETVFSTQSMKDAALTVKGRIAALLRGTGDDCYTLRNAMQDTMMEHVGIFRNGKDLEAGVAKLQELLERSKNMRLASGNIPGPNGELSMALRVPGMLKLALCTAYGALMRTESRGAHAREDYPERNDQQWLNRTLAYWKEGDTLPTLRYEPATPFYILPPGDRGYGGGKIITADISAEKIVPYAQQG
- a CDS encoding succinate dehydrogenase/fumarate reductase transmembrane subunit, yielding MALSRSPVDARTRLDFWQAASGAVLALFVCVHLVLEGTVVISPALTNGIAWLLEVTMLAQVAAPVIVLLILFHFYIAARKMPFRANELGVFVQHSKGLRELDTWLWLVQVFTAIIILAGAFYHVYSVMTDLPINAAGSAKRLHSGWLAFYVFFLPCVILHTGIGAYRLAVKFGLCVKATRAAWRKWTWVVMGCYLLLGAAALTRVWFLG
- a CDS encoding Fe-S-containing hydro-lyase, with the protein product MSETQMKKIRAPFDDATARSLRAGDRVLISGTILAARDAAHKRLVETLDKGDPLPVDLKGAVVYYVGPSPAKPGQVIGAAGPTTSGRMDAYTPRLLAQGLKGMIGKGYRKPEVVEAMKKHGVPYLAAVGGAGALIARSIKKYTVLAYEDLGPEAVAAMEVEDFPAIVVIDSTGDNYYETGQAPYRRS